One Thermodesulfobacteriota bacterium DNA window includes the following coding sequences:
- the dnaA gene encoding chromosomal replication initiator protein DnaA gives MPDTIRVESKDDLWSKVSALLRERIGQQNFDIWIKPVHLRSLEGEKVEVEVPNRFFKEWIQEHYSTQIKEAISFLTQRSFNLQFRIKNEPPPSRAATKGFNASENPLPFTSSPPRSPFNPKYTFENFVVGPGNQFANAACLAVANVPAKNYNPLFIYGGVGLGKTHLLHAIGNHILQHRVIPDLKKICYTSAEEFTNEMINSIRFEKMEEFRNKYRRMDILLIDDIQFIAGKERTQAEFFHTFNSLYEARKQIVVTSDKFPKDIPHFEERLRSRFEWGLIADIQPPDIETKVAILRKKAEIEGIQLPNDVAFFLASQIDSNIRMLEGCLIRIGAFASLSQTHIDLPMAKEVLKNIIKPREESVSIEAIQKVVANHFNLRLSDFKVKRKNKGYVLPRQIAIYLARKMTNLSLIEIGEKFGGKDHSTVLHSIKKVEERMAEDPSFKEKIDHLMSRIPS, from the coding sequence ATGCCCGATACCATCCGCGTCGAATCCAAGGATGATCTGTGGTCTAAAGTCTCTGCCCTTCTGAGAGAGAGGATCGGCCAACAGAATTTCGACATCTGGATCAAACCCGTTCACCTCCGATCGTTGGAGGGTGAGAAGGTCGAAGTGGAGGTGCCCAACCGCTTCTTCAAGGAGTGGATCCAAGAACACTACTCGACCCAGATCAAGGAAGCCATCTCCTTTTTGACCCAGAGGTCTTTTAATCTCCAATTTCGAATCAAAAATGAGCCCCCTCCTTCTCGGGCGGCCACGAAAGGGTTTAATGCTTCTGAAAATCCATTGCCTTTTACCTCCTCCCCGCCGAGATCTCCCTTCAACCCGAAATATACCTTTGAGAACTTTGTGGTGGGGCCGGGCAACCAATTCGCAAACGCGGCCTGCCTGGCCGTGGCCAATGTGCCGGCTAAAAATTACAACCCCCTTTTCATCTATGGGGGCGTGGGATTGGGAAAAACCCACCTCCTTCATGCCATCGGGAACCATATCCTCCAGCACCGGGTCATCCCCGACCTGAAGAAGATCTGTTACACCTCTGCGGAGGAATTCACCAACGAAATGATCAACTCCATCCGGTTTGAAAAGATGGAGGAGTTTCGAAATAAATATCGACGGATGGACATCCTCCTGATTGACGATATTCAATTCATCGCGGGTAAGGAGAGAACCCAGGCTGAATTTTTTCACACCTTCAATTCCCTATATGAGGCGAGAAAACAGATCGTCGTGACGAGCGATAAATTCCCAAAAGACATCCCCCATTTCGAAGAACGTCTCCGATCCCGTTTCGAGTGGGGGTTGATCGCCGACATCCAACCGCCGGATATCGAAACCAAGGTGGCGATCCTCCGAAAGAAGGCCGAGATCGAAGGGATTCAACTTCCCAATGACGTCGCCTTCTTCCTCGCCTCCCAGATCGACTCCAATATTCGAATGCTGGAAGGATGCCTCATTCGGATCGGGGCCTTTGCCTCCCTCTCCCAAACTCACATCGACCTTCCGATGGCCAAAGAGGTCTTGAAGAATATCATTAAACCCAGGGAGGAGTCGGTCTCCATCGAGGCGATCCAGAAGGTGGTGGCCAACCATTTCAATCTGAGGCTATCCGATTTTAAAGTGAAACGGAAGAACAAAGGATATGTTTTGCCCCGGCAGATTGCGATCTATCTGGCTCGAAAAATGACCAACCTCTCTCTGATTGAGATCGGAGAAAAGTTCGGAGGCAAAGATCATTCCACCGTCCTCCACTCCATCAAAAAGGTGGAGGAAAGGATGGCCGAGGATCCCTCTTTCAAAGAGAAGATCGATCATCTGATGAGTCGAATTCCATCTTAA